From a single Candidatus Eremiobacteraceae bacterium genomic region:
- the hemH gene encoding ferrochelatase — MKPAVVLAQLGGPESLADVRPFLYNFFVDLIPDNIPVPGVFVRPLAWAMATARYRYSQSLYASIGGGSPLRAQTAAQAQALRDELKRRGRPMPVYVAMRNWHPLTDVAVRQAMADGVTHLVFLPLYPQYSYSTTRSSLNELRRVTSELRAKYELLVVEEYCEDASYIDAVVAVTRLALASFAAPATDVHLIFSAHGLPVKYIDRGDPYLEHVKRSMAAAVAKLQHKGPVHLSFQSRLGPEKWLQPASDVLICELGLAGARAVCVVPIAFVSEHVETLNEIDIQYGEIARASGIAEFGRACAVKCHPSFVRCLADQAEGALRRADVGATTNAAAEAN; from the coding sequence ATGAAGCCGGCAGTCGTCTTAGCCCAACTCGGCGGACCGGAGAGCTTGGCCGACGTGCGCCCGTTCCTGTATAATTTCTTCGTCGACCTCATCCCCGACAATATTCCGGTGCCTGGCGTTTTCGTGCGCCCGTTAGCATGGGCTATGGCCACCGCACGCTATCGGTACTCGCAGAGCCTTTACGCCTCGATCGGCGGCGGCTCGCCGCTGCGCGCGCAGACCGCCGCACAAGCGCAGGCGCTCCGCGACGAACTCAAGCGCCGCGGCCGGCCGATGCCGGTCTACGTCGCGATGCGCAATTGGCATCCGCTGACGGACGTCGCCGTCCGACAAGCGATGGCCGACGGCGTGACGCATCTCGTGTTCCTGCCGCTCTACCCCCAATACTCGTATAGCACGACGCGTTCGAGTCTCAACGAGCTGCGGCGCGTCACGTCGGAACTGCGCGCGAAATACGAGCTGCTTGTCGTCGAAGAGTACTGCGAAGATGCTTCGTACATAGACGCAGTCGTCGCGGTCACCCGGCTCGCATTGGCCTCGTTCGCCGCCCCCGCGACAGACGTGCACCTCATCTTCTCGGCGCATGGGCTTCCGGTGAAATACATCGACCGCGGCGATCCGTATCTCGAGCACGTCAAACGGTCGATGGCGGCTGCGGTCGCGAAGCTGCAGCACAAGGGACCCGTCCATCTTTCGTTTCAGAGCCGGCTTGGCCCGGAGAAGTGGCTGCAGCCGGCATCGGACGTGTTGATCTGCGAACTAGGACTAGCCGGAGCCCGCGCAGTGTGCGTCGTTCCCATCGCGTTCGTCAGCGAACACGTCGAAACGCTCAACGAGATCGACATCCAATATGGCGAGATCGCGCGTGCTTCAGGCATCGCGGAATTCGGCCGCGCGTGCGCGGTGAAATGCCACCCGTCTTTCGTCCGATGTCTGGCCGATCAAGCGGAAGGTGCGCTGCGCCGTGCCGACGTCGGCGCAACCACCAACGCGGCCGCCGAGGCGAACTGA
- the hemG gene encoding protoporphyrinogen oxidase gives MTDDVQVDVAVIGAGISGLACAFACQTLGKRVAVFEEATDSGGCIKTLRPEGCIVEGGPQSYLSAPALDDLVDALGLRNKVVAPAAAAKRRYILTRRGLIAVPSSPQSLLFSPLLSAGAKWQLLCEPFVKRRSSDDDESVASFVRRRAGREIADVVAAPFLAGVNAGDPETISMRSAFPALERMEHDHGSLLRALRTTKAPKRRPASFSFAQGNDTLPLALTALLGKSVKLGAPVDRFVITPEGATLSVGGERPEEVRAKRVVIAVPAGAAAELLAPIAPEAARELNAIDYAPVVQLAFVYRRDAIGVPLDGFGFLATKDSGVRVLGAVWNSVAYPKHCAEGDALVTAFFGGALDPTAAIEADDELLTIAHADLRRAMKISGAKPRLAAVFRWDTGIPQYNIGHEVRLRSIEASLARLPEIALCGNFLRGISVGDCVRQAREVALRLTGAGSAGARHRDA, from the coding sequence GTGACGGACGACGTTCAGGTCGACGTCGCCGTTATCGGTGCCGGCATCTCGGGCCTCGCCTGCGCGTTCGCGTGCCAAACGCTCGGGAAGCGCGTTGCGGTCTTCGAGGAGGCGACGGATTCCGGGGGATGCATAAAGACCCTTCGGCCCGAGGGCTGCATCGTCGAAGGAGGTCCGCAATCGTATTTGTCAGCGCCCGCGCTCGACGACCTGGTCGACGCGCTCGGGTTGCGGAACAAAGTCGTCGCGCCGGCGGCGGCGGCGAAACGCCGGTATATATTGACGCGCCGCGGCTTGATCGCCGTGCCGAGCTCTCCGCAATCGCTGTTGTTCTCGCCGCTGCTTTCCGCAGGCGCGAAGTGGCAATTGTTGTGCGAGCCGTTCGTGAAGCGCCGCAGCAGCGACGACGACGAGTCCGTCGCGTCGTTCGTGCGACGCCGCGCCGGACGCGAGATCGCGGACGTGGTCGCCGCTCCGTTCCTTGCCGGCGTCAACGCCGGCGATCCGGAGACGATATCGATGCGCAGCGCCTTTCCGGCGCTCGAGCGAATGGAGCACGATCACGGCAGCCTTTTGCGAGCGCTCCGGACGACAAAAGCGCCAAAAAGGCGGCCGGCATCATTCAGTTTCGCGCAGGGCAACGATACGCTGCCGCTTGCATTGACGGCATTGCTCGGAAAATCGGTGAAGCTCGGGGCCCCGGTGGACCGCTTCGTCATCACGCCGGAAGGCGCGACATTAAGCGTCGGCGGCGAGCGACCGGAAGAAGTGCGGGCGAAGCGCGTTGTTATCGCGGTGCCGGCGGGCGCAGCAGCGGAGTTGCTCGCACCAATCGCGCCGGAGGCCGCACGCGAGCTCAACGCAATCGACTACGCGCCGGTCGTGCAACTGGCTTTCGTCTACCGGCGCGATGCGATCGGCGTACCGCTCGACGGCTTCGGCTTCCTAGCAACAAAGGATTCGGGCGTTCGCGTTTTAGGTGCGGTGTGGAACTCCGTCGCGTATCCGAAACACTGCGCCGAAGGCGACGCGCTCGTGACCGCATTTTTTGGCGGCGCTCTCGACCCGACGGCGGCGATCGAAGCAGATGACGAACTCCTCACGATCGCGCACGCCGATCTTCGCCGTGCGATGAAGATCTCGGGCGCGAAGCCGCGTTTGGCTGCCGTATTCCGATGGGATACGGGCATTCCGCAATACAACATAGGACACGAAGTGCGGCTTCGGTCCATCGAAGCGTCGCTCGCGCGCTTGCCGGAGATCGCTCTGTGCGGTAATTTTCTGCGCGGCATTTCGGTGGGCGATTGCGTGCGCCAAGCGCGCGAAGTCGCGTTGCGGCTCACCGGCGCCGGCAGTGCAGGGGCGCGGCACCGCGACGCGTAA
- the hemE gene encoding uroporphyrinogen decarboxylase: MGAAGHGGHATRGGRHQARRRKVPASHPEIERRSLNGSERFLAACARKPVDRTPVWMMRQAGRYLPEYRAMRANVDFLTLCKTPDLAAEVALQPIERFGMDGCVIFSDILIPVEAMGAPVSFGDAGPKLDRPVRTLADVERLRVPDPVESMPFTLDALRLARTALADRAALVGFVGGPFTLASYLIEGGGSKTYANTKQLLYSEPASMHALLAKLAQTIAGFAAAQVEAGAQAIQVFDTWAGELSPEAYEEFAVPYQAEVIARAKRAGVPVILFVNGCAGKLHAMMRAGPDVLSIDWRVELAAVRKQVGDGVALQGNVDPCVLLATPDAVTSSARAAMISAGPLGHILNLGHGVMPATPLECAQAFVDAPKSP; this comes from the coding sequence ATGGGAGCGGCTGGACATGGCGGCCACGCTACGCGCGGCGGCAGGCATCAAGCTCGACGAAGAAAAGTTCCCGCTTCCCATCCTGAAATAGAACGACGATCGTTGAACGGTTCGGAGCGGTTTCTCGCCGCGTGCGCGCGGAAGCCGGTAGATCGAACGCCCGTCTGGATGATGCGCCAGGCGGGCCGTTATCTTCCGGAGTATCGCGCGATGCGCGCGAACGTCGACTTTCTCACGCTGTGCAAGACCCCGGATCTCGCGGCTGAAGTCGCGCTGCAGCCGATCGAACGGTTCGGCATGGACGGCTGCGTGATTTTCTCCGATATCCTCATTCCGGTGGAAGCGATGGGCGCGCCGGTTTCGTTCGGCGACGCCGGCCCGAAATTGGACCGCCCGGTTCGCACGCTCGCCGACGTCGAGCGACTGCGCGTGCCGGATCCAGTGGAGAGCATGCCGTTCACGCTCGACGCGTTGCGCCTAGCGCGCACCGCGCTGGCAGACCGCGCGGCACTCGTGGGCTTCGTCGGCGGCCCGTTCACACTCGCTTCGTATTTGATTGAAGGCGGCGGGTCGAAGACGTACGCGAACACGAAGCAGTTGCTCTACTCCGAGCCCGCGTCGATGCACGCGCTGCTTGCGAAGCTCGCACAAACCATCGCCGGCTTCGCCGCCGCGCAAGTCGAAGCGGGCGCGCAGGCGATCCAGGTGTTCGACACGTGGGCCGGCGAGTTGTCACCAGAGGCTTACGAGGAGTTCGCCGTTCCGTATCAAGCCGAAGTCATCGCGCGAGCGAAGCGGGCGGGCGTTCCGGTGATCCTCTTCGTCAACGGCTGCGCGGGGAAGCTCCACGCCATGATGCGTGCGGGCCCCGATGTATTGAGCATCGACTGGCGCGTGGAGCTAGCCGCCGTGCGAAAGCAGGTCGGCGACGGCGTCGCGCTACAAGGCAACGTCGACCCGTGCGTACTATTGGCCACGCCGGACGCGGTCACAAGCTCGGCACGCGCGGCGATGATTTCGGCCGGACCGCTGGGCCACATCTTGAATCTCGGACACGGCGTCATGCCCGCGACGCCGCTCGAATGCGCGCAAGCGTTTGTCGACGCACCGAAATCGCCGTGA